In one Platichthys flesus chromosome 3, fPlaFle2.1, whole genome shotgun sequence genomic region, the following are encoded:
- the LOC133950659 gene encoding beta-1,3-galactosyl-O-glycosyl-glycoprotein beta-1,6-N-acetylglucosaminyltransferase-like, producing MKLLKQGMFLMLLKLTFALGSIWILSLLTRSKPGWNPSSVLGNSWLEYTDSDDSPEKVCNCSAILQGEREALEQAKLLTINKDFHKSVHIPDEHYMKATKDCSAFKLRRKYLTSPLSQEEEDFPLAYSMVVHHKVQNFERLLRAIYAPQNIYCVHVDKKAESSVFSAIWAITDCFPNVFLVSQPVDVVYAAWSRVQADLNCMADLYNSSTQWKYVINLCGQDFPLKTNLEIVRTLRLLKGGNSLESEEIPAGNLWRVRNAYKVIDGTNQDTGKANEPPPINITIMSGSAYFVVSRGFIRSVLEDRRVPALKEWLKHTFIPDELFWATIQRMPGVHGSTWHHKKYDMSDVNAIARLVKWQMYEGSQDSPNARYPECHGSHVRGVCIYGAGDLQWMLKQHHLFANKFDIDTDPVPVYCLEKYLRKRALSGL from the exons ATGAAGCTACTGAAACAAGGAATGTTTCTAATGCTCCTGAAGCTCACCTTTGCACTGGGATCAATATGGATCCTCTCCCTACTAACTCGTAGTAAACCAGGCTGGAATCCCAGCTCCGTTCTCGGGAACAGCTGGTTGGAGTATACAGACTCTGATGACAGCCCAGAGAAAGTGTGTAACTGCTCAGCTatcctgcagggagagagggaggcactGGAGCAGGCCAAATTACTGACCATCAACAAAGACTTCCACAAGAGTGTTCACATCCCTGATGAACATTACATGAAGGCAACCAAAGACTGCAG tgcaTTCAAATTAAGACGAAAATACTTGACATCTCCGTTGAGCCAGGAAGAAGAGGACTTCCCCCTGGCATACTCTATGGTTGTGCATCACAAG GTGCAGAACTTTGAGCGCCTGCTGCGAGCCATCTACGCAcctcaaaatatatattgtgtcCATGTGGACAAAAAGGCAGAATCCTCTGTCTTTTCTGCCATCTGGGCAATTACTGACTGCTTCCCGAACGTCTTCTTGGTCAGTCAGCCTGTTGATGTGGTCTATGCGGCCTGGTCACGTGTCCAGGCTGACCTTAACTGTATGGCAGATCTCtataacagcagcacacaaTGGAAATACGTCATCAACCTTTGTGGCCAAGATTTCCCTCTGAAAACCAACTTGGAGATTGTAAGGACACTGCGTTTACTGAAGGGCGGGAACAGCTTAGAGTCAGAAGAAATACCTGCAGGAAATCTGTGGAGAGTGAGAAATGCATACAAAGTAATAGATGGAACAAACCAG GATACAGGGAAGGCAAATGAGCCGCCACCCATCAACATCACCATAATGTCTGGAAGTGCCTACTTTGTGGTTAGCCGGGGCTTCATCCGCAGTGTGTTGGAGGACCGCCGAGTGCCAGCACTGAAGGAGTGGCTCAAACACACCTTCATTCCTGATGAACTGTTCTGGGCAACCATTCAGCGAATGCCCGGAGTTCATGGCTCAACATGGCACCACAAGAAATATGACATGTCAGACGTCAATGCCATCGCTCGCCTGGTGAAGTGGCAGATGTACGAGGGGTCGCAGGATTCACCGAACGCGAGGTACCCAGAGTGTCACGGCAGCCACGTCAGGGGAGTATGCATATATGGTGCCGGGGATTTACAGTGGATGCTCAAGCAGCATCATCTCTTTGCAAACAAGTTTGACATAGACACAGACCCCGTTCCTGTCTACTGTTTGGAGAAATATCTAAGAAAAAGGGCACTGTCTGGTCTATAA
- the LOC133943632 gene encoding beta-1,3-galactosyl-O-glycosyl-glycoprotein beta-1,6-N-acetylglucosaminyltransferase-like has translation MKLLKRGMFLLLLTVTFALGSIWILSPLTLSKPGWNPSSVLGNSWLEYTDSDDSPEKVCNCSAILQGEREALEQAKLLTITKDFHKSVHIPDEHYMNATEDCSAFKLRRKYLTSPLSQEEEDFPLAYSMVVHHKVQNFERLLRAIYAPQNIYCVHVDKKAESSVLFAIWAITDCFPNVFLVSQPVDVVYAAWSRVQADLNCMADLYNSSIQWKYVINLCGQDFPLKTNLEIVRTLRLLKGGNSLESGEIPAGNLERVRHAYEVIDGTNQDTGKANEPPPIDITIMSGSAYFVVSRGFIRSVLEDRRVPALKEWLKHTFIPDELFWATIQRMPGVHGSTWHHKKYDMSDVNAVARLVKWKVYEGSQDSPNARYPECHGSHVRGVCIYGAGDLQWMLKQHHLFANKFDIDTDPVPVYCLEKYLRKRALSGL, from the exons ATGAAGCTACTGAAACGAGGAATGTTTCTACTGCTCCTGACGGTCACCTTTGCACTGGGATCAATATGGATCCTCTCCCCACTAACTCTCAGTAAACCAGGCTGGAATCCCAGCTCCGTTCTTGGGAACAGCTGGTTGGAGTATACAGACTCTGATGACAGCCCTGAGAAAGTGTGTAACTGCTCAGCTatcctgcagggagagagggaggcactGGAGCAGGCCAAATTACTGACCATCACCAAAGACTTCCACAAGAGTGTTCACATCCCTGATGAACATTACATGAATGCAACCGAAGACTGCAG tgcaTTCAAATTAAGACGAAAATACTTGACATCTCCGTTGAGCCAGGAAGAAGAGGACTTCCCCCTGGCATACTCTATGGTTGTGCATCATAAG GTGCAGAACTTTGAGCGCCTGCTGCGAGCCATCTACGCAcctcaaaatatatattgtgtcCATGTGGACAAAAAGGCAGAATCCTCTGTCTTATTTGCCATCTGGGCAATTACTGACTGCTTCCCGAACGTCTTCTTGGTCAGTCAGCCTGTTGATGTGGTCTATGCGGCCTGGTCACGTGTCCAGGCTGACCTTAACTGTATGGCAGATCTCTATAACAGCAGCATACAATGGAAATACGTCATCAACCTTTGTGGCCAAGATTTCCCTCTGAAAACCAACCTGGAGATTGTAAGGACACTGCGTTTACTGAAGGGCGGGAACAGCTTAGAGTCAGGAGAAATACCTGCAGGAAATCTGGAGAGAGTGAGACATGCATACGAAGTAATAGATGGAACAAACCAG GATACAGGGAAGGCAAATGAGCCGCCACCCATCGACATCACCATAATGTCTGGAAGTGCCTACTTTGTGGTTAGCCGGGGCTTCATCCGCAGTGTGTTGGAGGACCGCCGAGTGCCAGCACTGAAGGAGTGGCTCAAACACACCTTCATTCCTGATGAACTGTTCTGGGCAACCATTCAGCGAATGCCCGGAGTTCATGGCTCAACATGGCACCACAAGAAATATGACATGTCAGACGTCAATGCCGTCGCTCGCCTGGTGAAGTGGAAGGTGTACGAGGGGTCGCAGGATTCACCGAACGCGAGGTACCCAGAGTGTCACGGCAGCCACGTCAGGGGAGTATGCATATATGGTGCCGGGGACTTACAGTGGATGCTCAAGCAACATCATCTCTTTGCAAACAAGTTTGACATAGACACAGACCCCGTTCCTGTCTACTGTTTGGAGAAATATCTAAGAAAAAGGGCACTGTCTGGTCTATAA